The following are encoded in a window of Acipenser ruthenus chromosome 26, fAciRut3.2 maternal haplotype, whole genome shotgun sequence genomic DNA:
- the LOC117430458 gene encoding rab GTPase-binding effector protein 1 isoform X2 has translation MAEQPLGSAPPPKLDAGQLHQKAIELEQERAEFQRRKQQLEQEFNQKRAKFKELYLSKEEELKRQGAALESSREEMGRLQGQLAKAQAEMENIKAVATVSESTKQEAIDQVRRQGQEEVASLQAIMKETVRDYELQFHHRLEQERAQWGQYREAVEREMAELRRRLSQGQEEENLENDMKKRRLQVCSARDTESYDKQDTDGSHAGLALLLSSKTFFSDSASQCNYLLWLHTHKYFIEDNKVVLGNVFIEITFLIFGEW, from the exons ATGGCCGAGCAGCCCCTTGGATCTGCCCCGCCGCCCAAGCTCGACG CTGGGCAGCTGCACCAGAAGGCGATCGAGCTGGAGCAGGAGAGAGCAGAGTTTCAGCGCAGGAAGCAGCAGCTGGAACAGGAGTTCAATCAGAAGAGGGCCAAGTTTAAGGAACTGTACCTATCCAAAGAAG AGGAGCTGAAGAGACAGGGGGCGGCTCTGGAGAGCTCTCGGGAGGAGATGGGCAGGCTGCAGGGACAGCTGGCCAAGGCTCAGGCTGAAATGGAGAATATCAAGGCAGTGGCCACCGTGTCTGAGAGCACCAAACAGGAGGCCATCGACCAGGTCAGGAGGCAGGGGCAGGAGGAAGTGGCGTCTTTGCAGGCCATCATGAAAG AGACAGTTCGGGACTACGAGTTGCAGTTCCACCACAGGCTGGAGCAGGAGCGGGCACAGTGGGGTCAATACCGCGAGGCAGTGGAGCGCGAGATGGCTGAGCTACGCCGCCGTCTCTCTCAGGGCCAGGAGGAGGAGAACCTTGAGAATGACATGAAAAAG AGAAGACTGCAAGTCTGCAGTGCGAGAGACACAGAGAGCTACGACAAGCAGGATACAGATGGTTCCCATGCTGGTCTAGCTTTGCTATTAAGCAGTAAAACGTTCTTTTCTGATTCAGCAAGTCAGTGTAACTATTTATTATGGTTGCATACacataaatattttattgaagATAACAAGGTTGTGTTAGGGAATGTTTTCATTGAAATTACTTTCTTAATATTTGGTGAGTGGTGA